AAATATGCTCCGAGATGACTGGACAACGCAGGGAATTGGTGTATATAAATCAGATGATAATGCGGTTTATGTGACCCAGAAGCTGTATATCCCAAACAGGGGCCAAGAAAGCACACACCGGATAGCATGGTCAAATTCGACCTATTAACAGAAAACACGTTAATCACGTTGGAAACTACAGAAGTTAAAAAAGAGGCAATACTCTGTTTGTGTCGAGTACAATCTATTCCTGACTGTCTTCGTCTTTGCTCTCAGCCACTTTTTCCATTGTTAGGCCCGCAATACCAGCTGCAGCAAGACCAATCCCTAGTGCTCGGAGTTGCCGGACGTATCCAGATTTTGCTTCGAGATCATCCGCGTTCTCAAAGTTTTTCCGGAGCATATTTTTTGTCATCTTGACACTTGTTTTGCGGGGGGCAATAGCAGTGACAATCCCATGCGTAATTGCCCACAATGCTCCAACCTTTCGTAATGATGATTGATCCATCATATATCTAACTATGCTGTCTACCTATATAAACGCATTCGTCAACTAGCGAAATCATTGCTTACCGGCGATAGTTTCAATTAATTACCTTCCTATCTGAAGATATGGTGGTATTTGCATACCTTTCAGTTGCTCCAGTTCGTGAAGGAAGCATGGCTGATGACGTTGCTGATGCAATTGCAGAACTCGATGCATTTGATGTAGAATACGAGACGAATCCGATGGGCACAGTTATCGAAGCTGAGGACATCGACACTCTCTTGGCTGCTGTTGGGGCGGCACATAAAGCAGTTGACGCGGACCGAGTCAGTACTGTAGTGAAAATCGACGACAAACGATCACATGATCACGATGCAGAAGAAAAGGTAACTGCTGTGGAAGACGTGCTTGGACGACAGGCGAAGTCAGAACACAACAAGGTATAGACTACCTGATGCTATTTATTTAGCAATTGACTGCGAGTTAGGTTATGATTAACTCTGTGTGTGGTTCGATATTATGAGAGATTAGTATACGAGTCACGTTTGATCCGTAATCATCTCTTGAAAATATTTTTTACCGGGAGATAGCAGGTATGGGGCTATGATAAGTACTGCAGCTGCTGATCCAGCCCATATGAGCGTAGTTAGTGGGTGCCCGATCGCCTCACGGAGAGAATATGATAGACCGACGAACAGGATAGCACCTGCAAACGTAAATCGAGGCGAAGATACAGCAATTCGCTGCGGGGAACGATCACGAACATAATGCCAAGCAAGTGAAGCACCAACGGCACTCCCAACCGCAATTACTCGGTTCGAACCTTGAATTCCACTCCACGCCGGGATTCCAAACCCATTACTACGAACCCAGACACTGAAAAATGTCACAGCGACGGCGAACAGAAACGCTGCCATAACGCCACGTTTCTCTCGTAATCCAACGATTGTTCCAAAAACAACAAGCCCAAGCAAGATTCCACCAATCACATCAACCGGGTAGTGAACGCCTAATGCGACGCGAGAGTATCCAACAATCCCAACAAACAATGAGCTAACGAGCAGGCGTTTTTGTTTATTCCAGACGTTGATGTCAAGGACAAATAGTGCCGCAACAATCGTTGCTACCATAACATTCCCACTCGGGAAACTGGTCGTTGTTATTCCAGCCCCATGGCTGTAGAACCAAGATAGTGGCCCCGGAAACCACGATGGATCTACATGTGTTGTTACTGGCGGGCGTTCTGCCGAATTGAGCGACTTGATACCAGCCATTAGGCCATAATAACTACAAATAGCTGCAACCCACGATACGGTCTTTTGCGGGGCCCAGAAATACACAAGTGCAACGGCTGGTACAACGAAGACAACGCTTCCCAGGTGGGTAAGATAAGTTAGAACCACAGCAATAACCTCGGGGGTGCCATAGACCATTGACTCAACAGTAGAGTCACTAACAATCGGGTGCCACTCGTCCGCCAACATTTGCATATACTACTATGATAAGAGGTTTGAGTATTCCGGTATGTCAAGTATAACTTTGAATACCCGACACCTTGGTATTTGTTGATATCAAA
This portion of the Salinarchaeum sp. IM2453 genome encodes:
- a CDS encoding phosphatase PAP2 family protein, which translates into the protein MLADEWHPIVSDSTVESMVYGTPEVIAVVLTYLTHLGSVVFVVPAVALVYFWAPQKTVSWVAAICSYYGLMAGIKSLNSAERPPVTTHVDPSWFPGPLSWFYSHGAGITTTSFPSGNVMVATIVAALFVLDINVWNKQKRLLVSSLFVGIVGYSRVALGVHYPVDVIGGILLGLVVFGTIVGLREKRGVMAAFLFAVAVTFFSVWVRSNGFGIPAWSGIQGSNRVIAVGSAVGASLAWHYVRDRSPQRIAVSSPRFTFAGAILFVGLSYSLREAIGHPLTTLIWAGSAAAVLIIAPYLLSPGKKYFQEMITDQT
- a CDS encoding MTH1187 family thiamine-binding protein — its product is MVVFAYLSVAPVREGSMADDVADAIAELDAFDVEYETNPMGTVIEAEDIDTLLAAVGAAHKAVDADRVSTVVKIDDKRSHDHDAEEKVTAVEDVLGRQAKSEHNKV